The Archangium lipolyticum genome contains a region encoding:
- a CDS encoding PspC family transcriptional regulator, which translates to MRLGKTPKFTLPDFKSSPKAPKTNKPDITPKPSPRPDINGNIPGKKPDTTPKFSPRPDINGNIPGKKPDTTPKFSPRPDINGNIPGKKPDFNLDGFSPGNGLNNLKPNRFGSLGNGLSAVGDVVGGVASGAMGLAGAGLEAASMLPGALGMMDPFAAGVLPPELAGGPMMDPYATAGLPPELAGGPMMDPYAAGGPMMDPYATAGLPSQLAAGPMMDPTMDPTALQQSDLGNILNSVAHAISTATQALETVKGLVGENTATVAQPLLKMAAEKLPVARELTAPLTRLQDSQGIDVV; encoded by the coding sequence ATGCGTCTCGGAAAAACCCCCAAGTTCACGCTCCCCGACTTCAAGAGCTCGCCCAAGGCCCCCAAGACCAACAAGCCCGACATCACCCCCAAGCCCTCTCCTCGCCCGGACATCAACGGCAACATCCCTGGCAAGAAGCCCGACACCACCCCCAAGTTCTCTCCTCGCCCGGACATCAACGGCAACATCCCTGGCAAGAAGCCCGACACCACCCCCAAGTTCTCTCCTCGCCCGGACATCAACGGCAACATCCCTGGCAAGAAGCCTGACTTCAACCTCGACGGGTTCTCGCCGGGCAATGGGCTGAACAACCTCAAACCGAACCGCTTCGGAAGCCTCGGCAATGGTCTCTCGGCCGTGGGTGACGTCGTCGGCGGAGTGGCGAGCGGAGCGATGGGCCTTGCCGGCGCGGGGCTCGAGGCGGCCAGCATGTTGCCTGGCGCGCTGGGCATGATGGACCCGTTCGCGGCGGGTGTTCTGCCCCCGGAGCTGGCCGGTGGTCCGATGATGGATCCGTACGCTACCGCGGGTCTGCCCCCGGAGCTGGCCGGTGGTCCGATGATGGACCCGTACGCTGCCGGTGGTCCGATGATGGACCCGTACGCGACCGCGGGTCTGCCCTCGCAGCTGGCCGCTGGTCCGATGATGGACCCGACGATGGATCCGACCGCGCTCCAGCAGTCGGACCTCGGGAACATTCTCAACTCGGTGGCCCACGCGATCAGCACCGCGACCCAGGCCCTCGAGACCGTGAAGGGACTCGTGGGTGAGAACACCGCCACGGTTGCCCAACCCCTGCTGAAGATGGCCGCCGAGAAGCTGCCCGTTGCGAGGGAGCTCACCGCCCCGCTGACTCGGCTCCAGGATTCCCAGGGTATCGACGTGGTCTGA